One segment of bacterium DNA contains the following:
- a CDS encoding site-2 protease family protein, with product MQELDFIFAIAILIMSVVSHEVSHGYMALALGDDTAKISGRLTLNPFRHIDPLGSVIVPAISYYAGGFIFGWAKPVPYNPYNLKSPRWGEALVAGAGPATNLVLASVFGLLVRFGLLYGFLPETFLSIAVLLVQINLILAVFNLIPIPPLDGSKILFALFPHRLYEWRARIEEWSLFLLLIFVFFLWGFITPIVAFLFSLITGISFQ from the coding sequence ATGCAAGAGTTGGACTTCATTTTTGCCATAGCCATTCTTATTATGTCCGTTGTTTCTCACGAGGTGTCGCATGGCTATATGGCCCTTGCTCTGGGAGATGATACGGCAAAAATTTCCGGAAGACTGACACTTAACCCGTTTCGCCATATCGACCCCCTCGGATCGGTAATTGTTCCCGCGATTTCTTACTACGCGGGAGGATTTATTTTCGGGTGGGCGAAACCGGTTCCGTACAATCCGTACAACCTTAAAAGTCCAAGGTGGGGAGAGGCCCTCGTCGCCGGCGCCGGTCCTGCAACAAATCTTGTACTCGCTAGCGTATTTGGGCTGCTCGTGCGTTTCGGTCTTTTATACGGATTTCTTCCGGAAACTTTTCTTTCAATCGCGGTGCTTCTTGTTCAGATAAATCTTATATTGGCGGTTTTTAATCTTATCCCTATCCCACCGCTTGATGGTTCAAAAATCCTTTTTGCCCTTTTTCCGCACCGTCTCTATGAGTGGCGGGCCCGCATTGAGGAATGGAGCCTTTTTCTCCTCCTTATATTTGTATTCTTTCTTTGGGGATTTATTACGCCAATTGTCGCCTTTCTCTTCTCTCTTATTACCGGTATTTCGTTCCAATGA
- a CDS encoding L28 family ribosomal protein — MANICPITNKSSKNGGGYSNRTRATQFNPVGKSRKQVNIQKKKIYIPELKKTIALMLSTKAIKTIQKNGAFATLKKAGLI, encoded by the coding sequence ATGGCTAATATTTGCCCGATAACAAACAAATCATCGAAAAACGGCGGTGGCTACAGCAACAGAACGCGTGCCACGCAGTTTAACCCTGTCGGGAAAAGCCGGAAGCAGGTCAACATTCAGAAAAAGAAAATCTATATTCCGGAACTCAAGAAAACAATTGCTCTGATGCTTTCCACAAAAGCAATAAAGACAATCCAAAAGAACGGTGCTTTCGCCACTCTAAAAAAAGCAGGCCTTATCTAA
- a CDS encoding ComEC/Rec2 family competence protein — MNYYTRFRVFVLVFLFIVNGFIWYAVYGEERGHLTVTFLDVGQGDAIFIQAPNGNQMLIDGGKGKAVLSQLSKVMPLYDKSINIVLATHPDADHIGGLPSVFEHFNIKTFIEPGVSSDTAIYKTLGKSVANEGAKKILARRGMKINLGSGVSFLVLFPDRDVTDFETNTASIVGILTYEESSFLLTGDSPKEIENYLTFLNATGVDVDVLKAGHHGSKTSTGKAFVSATSPDYAVISAGENNSYGHPHAEVLQTLSDFGAQIVRTDEMGTIIFTSDGGEPVLAN; from the coding sequence ATGAATTACTACACACGTTTCAGGGTTTTTGTTCTCGTCTTTCTTTTTATTGTCAATGGTTTTATATGGTATGCGGTTTATGGCGAAGAGAGGGGACATCTTACTGTCACCTTCCTTGATGTCGGACAAGGTGATGCAATTTTTATTCAAGCACCAAACGGAAATCAAATGCTTATTGACGGCGGAAAAGGGAAAGCGGTGCTCTCGCAGCTTTCCAAAGTGATGCCCTTATATGATAAATCTATAAATATCGTGCTTGCCACCCACCCTGACGCCGACCATATCGGTGGGCTTCCCTCGGTGTTTGAACATTTCAATATAAAAACTTTTATTGAACCGGGAGTTTCCTCCGATACGGCGATATATAAGACACTTGGAAAATCTGTTGCTAATGAAGGTGCTAAAAAAATTCTTGCAAGGCGCGGAATGAAAATCAATTTGGGAAGTGGCGTCTCTTTTCTTGTCCTGTTTCCTGACAGAGATGTCACTGATTTTGAAACGAATACCGCCTCTATCGTGGGAATTCTTACTTATGAGGAATCATCCTTTCTTTTAACCGGGGATTCTCCGAAAGAAATTGAAAATTATCTTACATTTCTTAACGCAACAGGCGTTGATGTTGATGTCTTAAAAGCCGGACATCACGGGTCAAAAACTTCCACGGGAAAAGCATTCGTAAGCGCGACTTCTCCGGACTATGCCGTGATTTCCGCGGGTGAAAATAATTCATATGGGCATCCGCACGCGGAAGTCCTTCAGACCCTCTCCGATTTTGGCGCACAAATTGTACGAACTGATGAAATGGGAACAATCATATTCACCTCTGACGGGGGAGAACCCGTACTTGCAAACTAA
- a CDS encoding Fe-Mn family superoxide dismutase, giving the protein MHTYSPQKFSIPTLKGISQKQIDIHLVLYDGYVKHVNLIRERIQELNTEPEKNNYLASEIRRRFAFEFNGMRLHEFYFTSFEGGSKEANTESELAKSVSEKYGSWQKFIEHFTTVGLTRGNGWSILYYDPIGKTPHVIWVDEHHIGHLGSLPVILAMDMWEHAYMVDYLPAQKKEHITAFLSNINWETVEKRLKEVI; this is encoded by the coding sequence ATGCATACATACTCACCACAAAAATTCAGCATCCCGACGTTAAAAGGAATCTCGCAAAAGCAGATTGATATACACTTGGTCCTCTACGATGGATACGTCAAGCACGTCAACCTCATCCGCGAGCGGATACAGGAATTGAACACCGAGCCGGAAAAGAATAATTATCTTGCTTCGGAAATCCGTCGTCGCTTCGCTTTTGAATTCAACGGCATGCGTTTGCACGAATTTTATTTCACATCATTTGAAGGAGGCTCCAAGGAAGCGAATACCGAAAGCGAATTGGCAAAAAGCGTTTCCGAAAAATACGGAAGCTGGCAAAAGTTTATCGAGCACTTTACGACCGTCGGACTCACGCGCGGAAACGGCTGGTCAATTCTCTACTACGACCCCATTGGCAAAACTCCTCATGTCATTTGGGTAGACGAACATCACATCGGGCACCTCGGTTCTTTGCCTGTAATTTTGGCTATGGATATGTGGGAGCATGCATATATGGTGGACTATCTCCCCGCACAAAAAAAAGAGCATATTACAGCCTTTCTTTCCAACATTAATTGGGAGACTGTGGAAAAAAGATTGAAAGAGGTCATTTGA
- a CDS encoding complement resistance protein TraT has translation MRYRTFMLFVIAIVTIFSLCGCAATQIAMEHKNLDVQTKMSDTIFLSPEELGDKTVWVDLKNTSDKDVDLGGIISTLQARGYRIVSSYKEPHNLRLQVNLLQAEKTSLSAAQQSLLNGYGGALVGGVAGASIGSRGGYGTAAAGGIGGALLGGLIETMINASVKDVTYMMVTDVQVSAHSNKKVSQQMAGSIRQGTSTSLTQNVSDESDWIIYRTRIVSTANKVNLKFPQALPELEAGLNRVIGNIL, from the coding sequence ATGAGGTATAGAACCTTTATGCTTTTTGTTATTGCAATTGTTACAATCTTTTCGCTCTGCGGATGCGCCGCAACCCAGATTGCAATGGAGCACAAAAACCTTGATGTTCAGACAAAAATGTCTGACACCATCTTTCTGTCTCCCGAGGAATTGGGGGACAAAACCGTTTGGGTTGATTTGAAAAACACGTCCGACAAAGACGTCGACCTTGGAGGAATCATTTCAACTCTTCAAGCAAGGGGCTATAGAATAGTCTCAAGTTACAAAGAGCCTCACAACCTAAGGCTTCAGGTTAATTTGCTACAAGCCGAAAAGACATCGCTTTCGGCCGCACAGCAATCGCTTCTCAACGGCTACGGCGGAGCGCTTGTCGGCGGAGTGGCCGGAGCATCTATCGGATCTCGCGGAGGATACGGAACTGCGGCTGCAGGAGGTATCGGCGGTGCACTTCTGGGAGGACTGATTGAAACAATGATAAACGCGAGCGTGAAGGACGTAACCTATATGATGGTTACGGACGTGCAGGTTTCCGCCCATTCGAATAAAAAAGTTTCTCAACAAATGGCCGGGAGCATAAGGCAAGGAACATCGACCTCTCTGACGCAGAACGTCAGCGACGAGTCGGATTGGATAATTTACAGGACTCGGATAGTCAGCACGGCAAACAAGGTCAACCTGAAATTCCCTCAAGCATTACCGGAATTGGAGGCTGGCCTCAATCGGGTTATAGGAAATATTCTATAA
- a CDS encoding ComEC/Rec2 family competence protein encodes MKGLAAGLYSLFFGFVGGVFLRSFVSLDIYSICFFFLISFYLFVYFFFLKKTRGKIFVPLASLAVFFLAFAFGSLRFHFAVPQERFTDFVSERISVSGIIVDEPREGDTTARIILLAQNINGTEIPANFSKKNKILVTTDPYQSFQYGDTVFLLGILEKPKSFENEYGITFDYVSYLKKDGILYTIKNVQIQSVSPSASFSLRRELLAMKKTFTQSLIRTLPEPHASLVAGMLLGEKQSIPKDVEDEFRKTGIIHIVVLSGYNISLVVLASLWLFSSFLPRTIAYVLASTFVLLFVSMVGFEASIVRAALMALVVILGKLLYRHAAPVRLLCLVAFLMILFNPYTAAFDPSFQLSFLATLGLIAISPLIEKYFSKIPAQFKEIAVATIATQLLVLPLIVYRGGEFPLMAFPVNLLVLPLTPLIMFSGFVTACVGLFSPVLAAPFSLFTSIISSYVFAVAHFFSNLPFSVAVIHLSGFVTAVLYIFIFLFLFRRARSV; translated from the coding sequence ATGAAGGGCTTGGCGGCAGGGTTGTATAGTTTATTTTTCGGCTTTGTGGGCGGAGTTTTCCTCCGCTCTTTTGTTTCTCTTGATATTTATTCAATTTGTTTTTTCTTTCTCATTTCCTTTTATCTCTTTGTGTATTTTTTCTTTCTGAAGAAAACGCGCGGAAAAATCTTTGTGCCGCTTGCCTCTCTGGCAGTTTTCTTTTTGGCATTTGCTTTCGGGTCATTACGTTTCCATTTCGCTGTTCCGCAAGAGCGTTTCACGGATTTTGTTTCAGAACGTATTTCCGTTTCCGGGATTATCGTTGATGAGCCGCGGGAAGGGGACACGACCGCTCGGATTATCCTTCTCGCGCAGAACATAAATGGGACTGAAATTCCGGCCAATTTTTCCAAGAAAAACAAAATTCTTGTTACCACAGATCCATATCAATCGTTTCAGTACGGCGATACGGTTTTCCTTTTAGGCATACTTGAAAAGCCGAAGTCATTTGAAAATGAATATGGAATTACCTTCGATTATGTTTCGTATCTGAAAAAAGACGGCATTCTGTATACGATAAAAAATGTGCAGATACAATCGGTTTCGCCGAGTGCAAGTTTCTCTTTAAGACGGGAATTGCTTGCCATGAAAAAGACATTCACCCAAAGCCTTATCCGCACTCTTCCGGAACCGCACGCTTCCCTGGTTGCGGGAATGTTGCTCGGTGAAAAACAGTCTATTCCGAAAGATGTTGAAGATGAATTCAGGAAAACGGGCATTATTCATATTGTCGTTTTGTCCGGTTACAACATTTCTCTCGTGGTGCTGGCAAGCCTTTGGCTTTTCTCTTCTTTTCTTCCGCGTACAATCGCATATGTCCTCGCGTCGACATTTGTGTTGCTGTTCGTTTCAATGGTTGGTTTTGAAGCGAGCATTGTCCGCGCGGCGCTCATGGCCCTTGTTGTTATTCTTGGGAAATTGCTTTATCGGCATGCCGCTCCGGTGCGGCTGTTATGTCTTGTCGCTTTTCTTATGATACTTTTCAATCCTTATACCGCCGCTTTCGACCCGTCATTCCAGTTGTCTTTTCTTGCCACACTCGGGCTCATAGCAATTTCTCCCCTCATAGAAAAATATTTTTCAAAAATTCCGGCACAGTTTAAAGAAATTGCCGTTGCAACCATTGCCACGCAACTCCTTGTCTTACCTTTGATTGTTTACCGGGGAGGGGAGTTCCCGCTTATGGCGTTTCCGGTCAATCTTTTAGTCCTCCCTCTTACTCCGCTTATCATGTTTAGCGGTTTTGTGACGGCGTGTGTCGGTTTATTTTCTCCCGTGCTTGCAGCGCCATTTTCTCTTTTCACTTCTATTATTTCTTCATATGTTTTTGCCGTTGCCCATTTCTTTTCAAATCTTCCGTTTTCCGTCGCGGTGATTCATTTGTCCGGTTTTGTAACCGCTGTGTTATATATTTTTATTTTTCTATTTTTATTTCGACGAGCGAGAAGCGTGTGA
- a CDS encoding ribonuclease H — MKNQTIIFADGASSGNPGNGGWGSIIVQNETVAELGGAAKNVTNNAMELEAVVRGLSAVKNDTPIILFTDSAYVVNGAQKWLTNWQTRGWKTKAKKEVANLSLWQDLARLISEKQIEWRHVSGHSGLPGNERVDMIAASFSTSTDMKLYIGPLPKYGIDILNTDYDEGKREKREEGKSRKNVKAYSYVSLLDGVIRIHTTWGECEKAVKGKPARFRKTSDDLDETALIKEYEGLGGRVV, encoded by the coding sequence ATGAAGAATCAGACGATTATTTTTGCGGACGGTGCTTCATCGGGGAACCCAGGTAATGGGGGATGGGGAAGTATTATTGTCCAAAATGAAACGGTTGCGGAATTGGGAGGTGCGGCAAAAAACGTAACAAACAATGCCATGGAATTGGAAGCGGTTGTGCGGGGACTCTCGGCTGTGAAAAATGATACGCCGATCATCTTATTTACCGATTCCGCATATGTCGTGAACGGAGCGCAGAAGTGGCTTACGAACTGGCAGACACGCGGATGGAAAACAAAAGCCAAAAAAGAAGTCGCTAATCTTTCTTTGTGGCAAGATCTTGCCCGTCTTATTTCAGAGAAACAGATTGAGTGGAGGCATGTTTCCGGACATAGTGGACTTCCCGGAAACGAGCGAGTGGATATGATTGCCGCATCATTTTCAACGAGCACGGATATGAAACTCTATATCGGCCCGCTTCCCAAATATGGCATTGATATTTTAAATACCGACTATGACGAAGGAAAAAGAGAAAAACGCGAAGAAGGCAAGTCAAGAAAAAACGTGAAAGCGTACTCGTATGTGAGTCTGCTTGACGGTGTTATTCGGATTCACACAACATGGGGCGAGTGCGAGAAGGCCGTGAAGGGAAAACCTGCCCGGTTTCGAAAAACAAGCGACGACTTGGACGAGACGGCGCTCATAAAGGAATATGAAGGGCTTGGCGGCAGGGTTGTATAG
- the recJ gene encoding single-stranded-DNA-specific exonuclease RecJ, whose protein sequence is MRKIVFKKQEIPKELMDLPVLLATLLSNRGVNNAKEADIFLNPDYERDLHDPYLLKDMDKAVKRILSAVEKGEKIVIYSDYDADGIPGAVILSDFFKYIGYTNVSVYIPHRHDEGYGVHKEAIDEFSEQNVSLIITIDCGTTDVSPITLAQSRNIDVIIVDHHVPGEKLPPAYAILNPKRDGCEYPEDMLCGAGVTFKLIQALLLVKNFNLPKGKEKWMLDMVGIATLSDMVPLTGENRALAFYGLTVLRHARRPGVKALLESVKIFPSKLSEDDISFMIAPRLNAASRMGDPYDAFKLLSTDDRQEAQMLASHLNSINDERKGIVSSLVKEIKHVLSERKLSNVVVVGNPKWKPSLLGLVATRIVEEYERPVFLWGRAESESIKGSCRSEGNTDVVLLMEGAKDHFLKFGGHKLAGGFSVSHEHIHTLEDSLNKVFKTIEHVAEESLMHVDTTLSLDEVNDRTYGIVSSLAPFGIANPKPTFLFKQADVFDVSLFGKGKEHLKLTLSSPNGNRVSAIGFFMKPENLSFPVEKGEKTNLVATLEKSYFAGRTELRLRIIDTVG, encoded by the coding sequence ATGAGGAAGATTGTCTTCAAAAAACAGGAAATTCCGAAAGAACTGATGGATTTACCCGTTCTTCTTGCTACCCTCCTTTCCAATCGTGGAGTGAACAACGCAAAAGAGGCGGACATTTTTTTAAACCCCGACTATGAACGAGACCTCCATGACCCGTATCTATTGAAAGATATGGACAAAGCCGTCAAGCGCATTCTTTCGGCGGTTGAAAAAGGAGAAAAAATCGTTATTTACAGCGATTATGACGCGGACGGTATTCCGGGCGCAGTCATACTTTCGGATTTTTTCAAATACATCGGTTACACAAATGTTTCCGTATACATTCCGCATCGCCATGACGAAGGGTACGGGGTGCATAAAGAGGCGATTGACGAATTTTCGGAGCAAAATGTTTCTCTCATCATTACCATAGACTGTGGTACGACGGATGTTTCACCCATCACCCTCGCCCAATCTCGCAACATCGACGTCATCATTGTTGATCATCATGTGCCGGGAGAAAAACTTCCTCCGGCATATGCGATTCTTAACCCAAAAAGAGACGGATGCGAATATCCCGAGGACATGCTGTGCGGAGCGGGAGTGACGTTTAAACTTATTCAGGCGCTTCTTTTGGTAAAAAACTTTAATCTGCCGAAAGGAAAAGAAAAATGGATGTTGGACATGGTAGGTATCGCAACACTTTCCGACATGGTGCCTCTGACGGGTGAAAACCGCGCACTCGCTTTTTATGGTCTTACCGTTTTGCGTCACGCACGACGTCCAGGAGTAAAAGCGTTGCTTGAATCGGTGAAAATTTTCCCGTCGAAACTTTCCGAAGACGATATTTCTTTTATGATTGCCCCGCGCCTCAATGCAGCCTCGAGAATGGGAGACCCGTATGACGCGTTCAAATTATTGTCGACGGATGACAGACAGGAAGCACAGATGCTTGCATCGCATTTAAACTCCATAAACGATGAACGCAAAGGAATCGTTTCTTCTCTCGTTAAAGAAATCAAACACGTGCTTTCGGAACGGAAACTTTCAAATGTTGTCGTGGTTGGAAATCCTAAATGGAAACCGTCTTTGCTCGGTCTTGTTGCAACGCGTATTGTCGAAGAATATGAACGACCGGTTTTTTTGTGGGGACGAGCGGAATCGGAATCCATAAAAGGCTCGTGCCGTTCGGAGGGGAATACGGATGTTGTGTTATTAATGGAAGGTGCGAAAGACCATTTTCTGAAATTCGGCGGGCACAAACTTGCCGGCGGATTTTCCGTTTCGCACGAACATATTCACACACTTGAAGACAGTCTCAATAAAGTATTCAAAACGATTGAACACGTGGCCGAAGAATCGCTTATGCACGTTGACACAACCCTTTCTCTCGATGAAGTGAACGACAGAACATACGGTATTGTTTCGTCGCTTGCGCCGTTTGGAATTGCCAATCCCAAGCCGACATTTCTTTTCAAACAGGCGGATGTTTTTGACGTTTCACTGTTCGGCAAAGGAAAAGAGCATCTCAAACTCACGCTCTCGTCTCCCAACGGCAATCGGGTTTCAGCCATCGGATTTTTTATGAAACCGGAAAATCTTTCTTTCCCCGTTGAAAAAGGAGAAAAAACAAATCTTGTAGCGACGCTTGAAAAATCTTATTTCGCTGGTCGAACGGAATTACGCTTGCGCATCATTGATACGGTAGGATAA
- a CDS encoding HIT family protein, protein MEEKECIFCKIARGEVPSDKIYEDEHTFAFLDIEPNNLGHSLVIPKEHFKNVYETPDEVLGQIMATVKKVTLAVKKGMGAEGINIANNNEPAAGQLVFHIHVHIIPRYSNDGFHHWPAKPNFTPEQFKEAAENIKKAL, encoded by the coding sequence ATGGAAGAAAAAGAGTGCATTTTTTGCAAAATCGCGCGGGGAGAGGTGCCCTCGGATAAAATTTACGAGGACGAACACACGTTCGCTTTTTTAGACATTGAACCGAACAACCTCGGACACAGCCTTGTTATACCAAAGGAGCATTTCAAAAACGTATATGAAACCCCCGATGAAGTTCTGGGACAGATAATGGCAACCGTAAAGAAAGTGACTCTGGCCGTGAAGAAAGGGATGGGCGCGGAAGGAATAAATATTGCCAACAACAACGAACCTGCAGCGGGACAGCTTGTCTTCCACATCCACGTTCACATCATTCCCCGTTATTCAAACGACGGTTTTCATCATTGGCCGGCAAAACCAAATTTCACTCCTGAACAATTCAAAGAAGCCGCCGAGAATATAAAAAAGGCATTGTAA
- a CDS encoding phosphoglycerate kinase, whose translation MRTIKDIDNYAGVRVFLRADFNVPVLSGAVMDDFRIASALPTIRFLKERGAKIILASHFEGKEENSLYPVFEYLQQFFPLTFEKEYLGSSAFVDTMKGGDIVLLENLRLNPGEKENNEQFAKSLASLADVYVNEAFPASHRTHASIVGVPKFIPGYAGFRFIEEATQLGGIMNPEHPFTFILGGAKFDTKLPLIEKFFSLADTVVVAGALANNFLKEKGLSIGKSLYTEGDFNLGNFLNDERLILPEDVVVERRGTSLSIPVSHIQDNDRIVDAGEHTLEKIVDAVKRSKSLLWNGPLGAYEESFTEGTLAVAKAIADSDAHSVVGGGDTIAAIAKLKLNDKFSFISTGGGAMLDFLAKGTLPGIEALS comes from the coding sequence ATGCGTACCATTAAAGACATAGACAATTACGCGGGTGTCAGAGTTTTTCTGCGCGCTGATTTCAATGTGCCTGTTCTCTCGGGAGCCGTCATGGACGATTTCCGTATTGCTTCCGCGCTTCCCACCATCCGTTTCTTAAAAGAACGCGGCGCAAAAATTATTCTCGCAAGCCACTTTGAAGGAAAAGAGGAAAACTCTTTGTATCCGGTATTTGAATATCTGCAACAATTTTTCCCGCTTACTTTCGAGAAGGAGTATCTCGGCTCATCCGCTTTTGTGGATACAATGAAGGGGGGTGACATTGTCCTCCTTGAAAACCTGCGTCTCAATCCGGGAGAAAAAGAAAATAACGAACAGTTCGCCAAATCCCTTGCCTCTCTTGCCGACGTCTACGTCAACGAAGCCTTCCCCGCCTCCCACAGAACACATGCCTCAATCGTTGGCGTACCAAAATTCATCCCCGGATATGCGGGATTTCGTTTTATTGAAGAGGCAACCCAGCTTGGGGGGATAATGAATCCGGAGCATCCTTTCACATTTATTTTGGGTGGCGCAAAATTTGACACCAAACTGCCTCTTATAGAGAAATTCTTTTCTCTTGCCGATACGGTTGTTGTCGCGGGCGCACTTGCAAATAATTTTCTCAAAGAAAAAGGATTGTCAATCGGAAAATCCTTGTATACCGAGGGAGACTTTAACCTTGGAAATTTTTTAAATGACGAACGCCTTATCCTTCCGGAAGATGTCGTTGTAGAAAGGCGTGGCACGTCTCTTTCGATTCCTGTTTCTCACATCCAGGACAATGACAGAATCGTCGATGCGGGAGAACACACGCTTGAAAAAATCGTTGACGCGGTCAAGCGCTCAAAATCACTTTTATGGAACGGACCCTTGGGTGCCTATGAAGAAAGTTTTACCGAAGGGACGCTTGCTGTTGCAAAAGCCATTGCCGATTCTGATGCGCACTCTGTTGTCGGAGGAGGGGACACAATCGCTGCGATTGCAAAACTCAAACTAAACGATAAGTTCTCCTTTATTTCCACGGGAGGAGGAGCAATGCTTGATTTCTTGGCAAAAGGAACATTACCGGGAATTGAGGCACTGTCGTAG
- the tpiA gene encoding triose-phosphate isomerase: MKKSEKLIVGNWKLNPTSKETAKKTFLSIRKKLAKIRKSKVVICPPFPYLSLLQPLVKGKIILGAQNVFWENEGAFTGEVGSKILKNVGVTYVIIGHSERRALGETNEIVNQKIKIALKDGLKVILCVGERERDTHGEYLQFLSSQIKQSLDKVQKKSLENVIVAYEPVWAIGKSDSEAITGASLHEMVLFVKKVVSDVYGYSAGMSMAVLYGGSVSPRNAEDILGKGEVDGLLVGRQSLEPEGFGEILSIAEKL; encoded by the coding sequence ATGAAAAAATCAGAGAAACTCATTGTGGGTAACTGGAAACTTAACCCGACAAGCAAAGAAACGGCTAAAAAAACCTTTCTCTCTATCCGCAAAAAGCTCGCAAAAATAAGGAAAAGCAAGGTGGTAATCTGCCCTCCGTTCCCGTACCTTTCTTTATTACAGCCTCTTGTAAAAGGAAAGATTATTCTTGGTGCACAAAATGTTTTTTGGGAAAATGAAGGAGCGTTTACCGGGGAAGTGGGGTCAAAAATACTTAAAAACGTTGGGGTAACATACGTAATCATCGGCCACTCCGAACGGCGCGCTCTCGGCGAGACCAATGAAATAGTCAATCAAAAAATAAAAATTGCTCTCAAAGACGGACTCAAGGTTATTCTTTGCGTCGGAGAACGGGAACGCGATACTCACGGAGAATATCTTCAATTCCTCTCTTCCCAAATAAAACAGTCTCTCGACAAGGTCCAAAAAAAATCTCTTGAGAACGTTATTGTTGCCTACGAACCTGTCTGGGCGATTGGCAAAAGCGACAGTGAAGCTATCACGGGCGCCTCGCTCCATGAAATGGTGCTTTTCGTAAAAAAAGTCGTGTCCGATGTATACGGATACAGTGCGGGAATGAGTATGGCGGTTCTCTATGGGGGTTCGGTAAGTCCCCGCAACGCCGAAGACATTTTGGGCAAAGGTGAAGTTGACGGTCTTTTGGTTGGACGACAAAGTCTTGAACCCGAAGGTTTTGGAGAAATTCTTTCAATCGCGGAAAAATTGTAA
- a CDS encoding prepilin-type N-terminal cleavage/methylation domain-containing protein produces MFNKKKNQAYPQKGMSLPELVVVGAIAGILILAVGTFQRNILYFAGFIDKSLLGTQDARSVLRIMVREARSASPSGIGAYPIAEAGTQSFAFYSDIDNDGIQERVRYFLSATDLKKGVIEPTGSPLQYNPASEQVTTLLARNVQNGAQPVFTYYDTNYDGTTAPLSQPVTTATIRLVKISIVIDADPNREPAPKTFTSQVSLRNLKDNL; encoded by the coding sequence ATGTTCAATAAGAAAAAAAACCAAGCGTACCCACAAAAAGGAATGTCTCTCCCGGAACTTGTTGTTGTGGGAGCGATTGCCGGCATTCTCATCCTTGCCGTGGGAACATTTCAGAGGAACATTCTTTATTTCGCGGGGTTTATAGACAAAAGTTTGCTTGGAACACAGGATGCACGTTCCGTGTTGCGTATTATGGTTCGTGAAGCGAGAAGCGCTTCGCCATCGGGCATCGGGGCGTATCCGATAGCCGAGGCGGGAACGCAAAGTTTTGCCTTTTACAGCGATATCGACAATGACGGTATTCAAGAAAGGGTGCGGTATTTTCTGTCCGCGACCGATCTAAAAAAGGGAGTGATTGAACCGACGGGGAGTCCTTTGCAATACAATCCGGCATCCGAACAGGTAACAACACTTCTTGCTCGTAACGTTCAAAACGGAGCACAGCCCGTTTTTACCTACTACGATACGAACTATGACGGCACGACCGCACCTCTTTCTCAGCCCGTAACCACCGCAACCATCCGTCTTGTGAAAATCAGCATTGTTATTGACGCGGACCCTAATCGGGAACCTGCTCCCAAAACATTCACAAGCCAGGTATCACTTCGGAATCTGAAAGATAACCTATGA